In one Cryptococcus deuterogattii R265 chromosome 11, complete sequence genomic region, the following are encoded:
- a CDS encoding transcriptional adapter 2-alpha, whose product MTVTQRKPRVDSAQNDSRPIIEPGIKYTCDFCHVDITHTVRIKCAMKQCEEVDLCPSCFCEGKEGLQHKAWHDYMVVEQNSQPIFTPDWGADEELLLISGLIQNGLGNWAEVAQHVGTRTKEECEKHYLQVYLGVGEHGEDLKVKEREADEEMDESQRRRREFMPPMDRSFPYDPDEFQQRKKARIEELRKPQALPPSNAAPPVSAPTNHEIGGFMPARLEFEHEVDNDAEMAVKDMEFGLVMQYGGDEQPQAKITRPPDEEEEDDEEEGGDDEKEVVKKEKVKREKEKEDEKEDKPVPPAIEDPDELEVKLAMMDIYFSKLDKREDAKEIIFDRGLTEYRAIQAQDKKLTKEERELVQRYKPFAKLQTAEDFEVLVEGLIYEQTLRKRIAELQEYRRMGITTAAEADVYENVKNTRAMEFPSQKPAEVLPSGARINAGQHRFLHGNMATPLSDSKTREPTPRAVPAVGRKPPQPLNLANSASLDLLSSEEQSLCSTLRVLPKPYLTIKELYIRENERRQGLLRRRDARKMLNIDVNKSGRIFDFMVQSGMLVLAYEPQGKGKASLQAAAAAVAHGAANGMTTMDGQSQGKDMLMERVNGLGMTNGLNKPITHEIRLNG is encoded by the exons ATGACTGTCACGCAAAGAAAGCCGAGGGTGGATAGTGCCCAAAACGATAGTCGACCCA TTATCGAGCCAGGTATTAAGTATACTTGTGACTTTT GCCATGTGGATATCACCCATACCGTACGCATAAAATGTGCTATGAAGCAATGCGAGGAGGTCGATCTCTGTCCATCTTGTTTTTGCGAGGGTAAAGAAGGCTTACAACATAAGGCGTGGCATGACTATATGGTTGTT GAACAAAACTCGCAACCAATATTCACTCCAGATTGGGGAGCCGACGAAGAGTTACTGTTAATATCTGGCCTCATTCAAAATGGTTTGGGTAACTGGGCTGAAGTGGCACAACATGTCGGGACAAGAACTAAAGAAGAATGCGAGAAACATTACCTTCAAGTTTATCTGGGTGTGGGTGAACACGGAGAGGACCTGAAGGTcaaagagagggaagcagatgaggaaatggatgagTCCCAGAGACGTAGAAGAGAATTCATGCCT CCTATGGACAGGAGCTTCCCTTACGATCCAGATGAATTCCAGCAACGTAAGAAAGCTCGGATAGAAGAACTTCGTAAACCGCAAG CTTTACCACCGTCCAACGCCGCCCCACCAGTCTCCGCACCCACAAATCACGAAATCGGCGGTTTCATGCCGGCTCGTCTCGAATTCGAGCACGAAGTAGACAATGATGCTGAAATGGCTGTAAAAGATATGGAGTTTGGGCTGGTAATGCAGTACGGTGGTGATGAACAACCACAGGCAAAGATAACTCGTCCtccagatgaagaagaggaagatgacgaagaagaagggggagacgatgaaaaggaggtggtaaagaaggaaaaagtgaaaagggaaaaagaaaaggaagatgaaaaggaagacaAACCGGTGCCCCCTGCGATCGAAGATCCTGACGAACTTGAGGTGAAGCTTGCGATGATGGACATTTATTTCTCAAAGCTGgacaagagagaagatgccAAGGAGATTATATTTGATAGGGGATTAACAGAATATCGGGCT ATACAAGCGCAAGATAAAAAGCTTacgaaggaggagagggaattGGTTCAACGTTATAAACCATTTGCAAAGTTACAAACTGCCGAAGACTTTGAAGTTCTTGTGGAAGGTCTGATCT ACGAGCAAACTCTTCGAAAACGGATAGCGGAGCTCCAGGAATACCGTCGCATGGGAATAACAACAGCGGCTGAAGCGGATGTCTACGAAAATGTCAAGAATACTCGC GCCATGGAATTCCCCTCCCAGAAGCCAGCAGAAGTCTTACCGTCGGGTGCGAGGATCAACGCTGGTCAGCACCGATTCTTGCACGGTAATATGGCTACACCTCTTTCAGATTCAAAAACTCGAGAGCCTACGCCCAGAGCCGTCCCTGCAGTTGGACGCAAACCTC CTCAACCACTCAATCTTGCCAATTCAGCCTCTCTCGATCTCCTTTCGTCCGAAGAACAATCGCTCTGCTCTACCCTCCGTGTTCTGCCCAAACCTTATCTCACTATTAAAGAGCTCTATATACGTGAGAATGAACGCCGTCAAGGTCTGCTGCGGCGACGAGACGCGAGGAAAATGTTGAATATCGATGTTAACAAGAGTGGGAGAATATTTGATTTTATGGTCCAAAGCGGGATGCTGGTGTTGGCTTATGAGCCGCAAGGCAAAGGGAAGGCTAGTCTTCAGGCAGCAGCTGCCGCCGTAGCGCATGGAGCTGCAAACGGTATGACGACTATGGACGGACAATCGCAAGGGAAGGACATGTTAATGGAAAGAGTGAATGGGTTGGGCATGACGAACGGGTTGAACAAGCCCATAACACACGAGATTAGGCTCAATGGATGA
- a CDS encoding amino oxidase: MRISLIRNMSKSYDSIILGAGWAGSVAAKELTSKGHRVLVLEARDRVGGRARTWIGGGAKIDIGCSWIHGYNEGNPARNIAKSLGVEARLPAAAEGVIYGPNGPLSAEEADALRASLGAAVASSKLPHPSPPPTTSLASALFSSNSALFSTSSDQSLAKALARSLEIPLGLKLEKASLKWAGWETTTSYAGSDAAPDGGYQSLVTKVLESSKAEVKLNSPVISIKETSSGVEVTTQSGETYSATSVLSTIPLGVLKTLPENFFTPALPAHLRETIAGTHVGVLEKLLVQYPTAWWPNAEKVGSYTFLPTGPEPSASSTLEQVFDGCTLITANFAAPTLPGPTPTLLTYLSETPAKILLQHPAEKVAEAFHSFLVKRFSPASPPPAPSASALTTWLTDPLSRGATTTPSIISTGERSPMDFKELSRPVWGGKLGFAGEHTEMENRGSVAGAVLSGLREADRIDKWLAVRKQ; the protein is encoded by the exons ATGCGTATATCCCTCATACGAAACATGTCCAAGTCATACGattccatcatcctcggtGCCGGCTGGGCTGGGTCAGTCGCTGCCAAAGAACTCACCTCCAAGGGACATCgcgtcctcgtcctcgaAGCCAGGGACAGGGTCGGCGGACGAGCCCGTACTTGGATCGGTGGGGGCGCAAAGATTGATATTGGCTGTAGCTGGATCCACGGCTACAACGAGGGCAACCCTGCGAGGAATATCGCAAAGTCTTTGGGTGTCGAGGCACGTTtacctgctgctgccgagGGTGTCATTTATGGGCCTAATG GGCCGCTTTCTGCCGAAGAAGCAGATGCGCTGAGAGCATCCCTTGGTGCAGCTGTTGCTTCATCTAAACTCCCCCACCCATCGCCTCCACCTACCACTTCCCTGGCCTCagccctcttctcttccaattCTGCATTGTTCAGCACTTCTTCTGACCAGTCATTGGCAAAGGCTCTTGCTCGTTCTCTTGAGATCCCCTTGGGTCTCAAGCTTGAGAAGGCTTCCCTCAAGTGGGCCGGCTGGGAGACGACCACATCCTATGCGGGGTCGGATGCTGCCCCCGATGGAGGCTACCAATCCCTTGTAACCAAGGTGCTCGAGTCTTCCAAGGCCGAAGTCAAACTCAATTCTCCCGTTATTTCAATCAAGGAGACCTCCTCAGGCGTCGAAGTGACTACTCAATCTGGTGAAACATATTCTGCTACCAGCGTACTTTCCACCATCCCCTTGGGTGTGCTCAAGACTCTCCCCGAAAACTTCTTCACTCCCGCTCTCCCTGCTCATTTGCGCGAGACTATTGCTGGTACCCATGTCGGTGTTCTCGAGAAACTTCTTGTCCAATATCCCACTGCCTGGTGGCCTAATGCCGAAAAGGTTGGTTCCTAcactttccttcctaccGGCCCTGAGCCCAGCGCGTCATCTACTTTGGAACAAGTTTTTGACGGATGTACTCTGATCACTGCCAACTTTGCGGCGCCTACTCTTCCCGGTCCTACCCCTACGCTCCTGACGTACTTGTCAGAAACGCCTGCCAAGATCCTCTTGCAGCACCCCGCTGAAAAGGTCGCCGAGGCATTCCactccttcctcgtcaagCGCTTCTCCCCTgcttcccctcctcctgctccttccGCTTCTGCTCTTACCACATGGCTTACTGATCCTCTTTCTCGAGGTGCGACCACCactccttccatcatcagTACGGGTGAGCGCAGTCCCATGGACTTTAAAGAGCTTTCTCGACCTGTTTGGGGAGGTAAGCTCGGGTTTGCGGGTGAGCATACTGAGATGGAGAACCGGGGGAGCGTCGCCGGCGCGGTGTTGAGTGGTCTTAGAGAGGCGGACAGAATTGACAAGTGGTTAGCTGTGCGAAAACAATAA
- a CDS encoding 40S ribosomal protein S20 — MAEYKEDIEKTGAGAQKIHKIRITLTSRNVKPLEKFCADLINRAKDRDLNVKGPVRLPTKVLKHTTRKSPCGEGSKTWDRYQMRIHKRLIDLNSSADVVKQITSISLEPGVEVEVTIAA, encoded by the exons ATGGCCGAGTACAAGGAAGACATCGAAAAGACTGGCGCTGGTGCCCAGAAGATCCACAAGATCAGGATCACCTTGACCTCCAGGAACGTCAAGCCCCTTGAGAAGT TCTGTGCCGACCTCATCAACCGTGCCAAGGACCGAGACCTTAACGTCAAGGGTCCCGTCCGACTCCCCACCAAGGTCCTCAAGCACACCACCAGGAAGTC TCCTTGTGGTGAGGGTTCCAAGACCTGGGACAGGTACCAGATGCGAATCCACAAGCGTCTCATCGACCTCAACTCTTCTGCCGACGTTGTCAAGCAGatcacttccatctctctcgagCCCGGagttgaggttgaggttACCATTGCTGCTTAA
- a CDS encoding multifunctional methyltransferase subunit TRM112, producing the protein MLACHVKNCTKDNFPLVFSEVELVERPAPINPDFIKRFLPKLDWKALVDTARSLGDTSLPDIMPENWTDEEIQALHHVLFELHVEEGIMTCRGCGHAYPVSNGIPNMLLAEHEVGR; encoded by the exons ATGCTTGCTTGCCACGTCA AGAACTGCACAAAGGACAACTTTCCTCTCGTTTTCTCAGAGGTAGAGCTCGTTGAGCGACCAGCTCCGATCAATCCGGATTTCATCAAGCGATTCTTGCCCAAGCTCGACTGGAAGGCGTTGGTGGATACTGCTCGATCT CTCGGTGACACCAGTCTCCCGGACATTATGCCTGAAAATTGGACAGATGAGGAAATACAAGCTTTACACCATGTCCTTTTCGAG tTGcatgtggaagaaggaatcaTGACATGTCGAGGATGTGGCCATGCCTACCCTGTTTCTAATGGTATCCCCAATATG TTGCTCGCTGAGCACGAGGTTGGCAGATGA